In a genomic window of Streptococcus oralis subsp. tigurinus:
- a CDS encoding BMP family lipoprotein, with product MNKKQWLGLGLVAVAAVGLAACGNRSSRNAASSSSEMKTKAAIVTDTGGVDDKSFNQSAWEGLQDWGKEHNLSKDKGFTYFQSTSEADYANNLQQAAGSYNLIFGVGFALHNAVEEAAKDHSDLNYVLIDDVIKDQKNVASVTFADNEAAYLAGVAAAKTTKTKQVGFVGGIESEVISRFAAGFKAGVESVDSSIKVQVDYAGSFGDAAKGKTIAAAQYAAGADVVYQAAGGTGAGVFAEAKSLNESKNEDEKVWVIGVDRDQAAEGKYTSKDGKESNFVLVSTLKQVGTTVKDIANKTEKGEFPGGQVIVYSLKDKGVDLAVTNLSEEGKKAVEDAKAKILDGSVKVPEK from the coding sequence ATGAACAAGAAACAATGGCTAGGCCTTGGTCTAGTTGCAGTGGCAGCAGTTGGACTTGCTGCATGTGGTAACCGCTCTTCTCGTAACGCAGCTTCATCTTCATCTGAAATGAAGACGAAAGCAGCGATCGTAACAGATACTGGTGGTGTTGATGACAAATCATTTAACCAATCAGCTTGGGAAGGTTTGCAAGACTGGGGTAAAGAACACAATCTTTCTAAAGATAAAGGCTTTACTTATTTCCAATCAACAAGTGAAGCAGACTATGCTAACAACTTGCAACAAGCGGCTGGAAGTTACAACCTGATCTTTGGTGTTGGTTTTGCACTTCACAATGCGGTTGAAGAGGCAGCAAAAGACCACTCTGACTTAAACTATGTCTTGATTGATGATGTGATCAAAGATCAAAAGAATGTTGCGAGCGTAACATTTGCTGATAACGAAGCGGCTTACCTTGCTGGTGTTGCAGCAGCTAAAACAACTAAAACAAAACAAGTTGGTTTTGTAGGTGGTATCGAATCTGAAGTTATTTCACGTTTCGCTGCTGGATTTAAAGCTGGTGTTGAGTCAGTAGACTCATCTATCAAAGTACAAGTTGACTACGCTGGTTCGTTTGGTGATGCTGCCAAAGGTAAAACAATTGCAGCTGCTCAATACGCTGCAGGTGCAGACGTTGTCTACCAAGCAGCTGGTGGTACAGGTGCTGGTGTCTTTGCTGAAGCAAAATCTTTGAACGAAAGTAAAAATGAAGACGAAAAAGTTTGGGTTATTGGTGTAGACCGTGACCAAGCAGCAGAAGGTAAATACACTTCTAAAGATGGTAAAGAATCAAACTTTGTTCTTGTATCTACATTGAAACAAGTTGGTACAACTGTAAAAGATATTGCCAACAAAACAGAAAAAGGTGAATTCCCTGGCGGACAAGTTATTGTCTACTCATTGAAGGATAAAGGGGTTGACTTGGCAGTAACAAACCTTTCAGAAGAGGGTAAAAAAGCTGTTGAAGACGCAAAAGCTAAAATCCTTGACGGAAGCGTAAAAGTTCCTGAAAAATAA
- a CDS encoding pyrimidine-nucleoside phosphorylase, translating into MRAVDLIQKKRDGQELSSSEIKWLVEGYVAGTVPDYQMSAFAMAVYFKGMTTREISDLTMNMVKTGQEFDLSAIEGIKVDKHSTGGVGDKVTLILAPLVASFGVPVAKMSGRGLGHTGGTLDKLEAIKGYQVERSQEEFIKQVQDIGVSVIGQSDQLVKADKLLYALRDVTATVDTIPLIASSVMSKKIAAGADAILLDVTVGEGAFMKTVDEARELAQTMVDLGKAVGRKTVAVITDMSQPLGRAIGNRLEILEAIDILKGNGREDISHFICELAQIMLGLADIEKTIEEIRQHLENGQALSKFEEMVAAQGGDLEDLYRPVKVAHVLEIPAQDTGVISALPAMEFGLYAMRLGAGRAVKSDDLDYETGIVFEKKVGDSVQKGEIVAKVYTNGKISSELVTEFQKYVKINDGVQSLREIIEIIS; encoded by the coding sequence ATGAGAGCAGTTGATTTAATCCAAAAGAAACGAGATGGTCAAGAACTATCTTCAAGTGAGATTAAATGGTTGGTAGAAGGCTATGTGGCTGGAACTGTTCCAGACTATCAGATGTCTGCTTTTGCTATGGCGGTTTATTTCAAAGGAATGACCACACGTGAAATTTCTGACCTGACGATGAATATGGTTAAGACGGGTCAAGAGTTTGATTTGTCAGCCATAGAGGGTATCAAAGTAGATAAACACTCGACAGGTGGTGTTGGTGATAAGGTGACCTTGATTTTAGCTCCTTTAGTAGCAAGTTTTGGCGTGCCAGTAGCCAAGATGAGTGGTCGTGGATTAGGGCATACTGGAGGAACCTTAGATAAGTTAGAAGCGATCAAGGGCTACCAAGTGGAGCGTAGTCAAGAGGAATTCATCAAACAGGTCCAAGATATTGGTGTATCTGTCATTGGTCAATCTGACCAGCTGGTTAAAGCAGACAAACTTCTCTATGCCCTCCGTGATGTGACAGCAACTGTCGACACGATTCCTTTGATTGCTAGTTCGGTGATGAGCAAGAAAATTGCTGCAGGAGCGGATGCCATTTTGCTAGACGTAACGGTCGGTGAGGGTGCCTTCATGAAGACGGTTGATGAGGCGCGCGAATTGGCTCAAACCATGGTGGATCTTGGTAAGGCTGTTGGTCGAAAAACAGTAGCAGTCATTACCGATATGAGTCAGCCCTTGGGAAGAGCCATTGGCAATCGTCTCGAAATCCTTGAGGCAATCGATATTCTCAAAGGAAATGGCCGAGAAGATATTAGTCACTTTATCTGCGAGCTAGCTCAGATTATGCTTGGGTTGGCTGATATTGAGAAAACGATCGAGGAAATCCGTCAACACCTGGAAAATGGCCAAGCACTGTCTAAGTTTGAAGAAATGGTAGCAGCACAAGGTGGCGATTTAGAAGATCTCTATCGCCCAGTCAAAGTTGCCCATGTGCTGGAAATTCCAGCTCAAGATACAGGTGTTATTTCAGCCCTTCCAGCTATGGAATTTGGGCTCTATGCCATGAGACTAGGAGCTGGTCGTGCAGTCAAGTCTGATGACTTGGACTATGAAACAGGGATTGTTTTTGAAAAGAAAGTTGGAGACTCCGTTCAAAAAGGAGAAATTGTTGCAAAAGTTTATACAAATGGAAAAATTTCTTCTGAACTAGTTACAGAATTTCAAAAATATGTTAAAATAAATGATGGAGTGCAAAGTTTACGAGAAATTATAGAAATTATCTCATAA
- the deoC gene encoding deoxyribose-phosphate aldolase, which translates to MKLNKYIDHTLLKQDASQEQIDRLLSEAREYDFASVCVNPTWVKHAKTGLDGSDVKVCTVIGFPLGATTSAVKAFETKEAVQNGADEIDMVINVGALKSGNLDLVESDIRAVVEASGDKLVKVIIEACLLTDDEKVVSCQLSQKAGADFVKTSTGFSTGGATIEDVQLMRKTVGPDMGVKAAGGARSYADAVAFVEAGATRIGTSAGVAILKGELADGDY; encoded by the coding sequence ATGAAGTTAAATAAATATATTGATCATACGCTTTTAAAGCAAGATGCAAGTCAAGAACAAATTGATCGTTTGCTATCTGAAGCGCGTGAGTATGACTTTGCCAGCGTTTGTGTCAATCCCACATGGGTTAAACATGCGAAAACAGGGCTTGATGGCTCAGATGTAAAAGTTTGTACAGTAATAGGTTTTCCTTTGGGAGCAACAACTTCAGCTGTGAAAGCTTTTGAAACAAAAGAAGCTGTTCAAAACGGTGCGGATGAGATTGATATGGTTATCAATGTCGGTGCCCTCAAATCAGGCAATCTGGATTTAGTTGAATCGGACATCCGTGCTGTCGTAGAAGCAAGTGGTGACAAGTTGGTGAAAGTCATTATCGAAGCTTGCTTGTTGACAGACGATGAAAAGGTTGTGTCCTGCCAATTATCCCAGAAAGCAGGCGCTGACTTTGTCAAAACATCAACTGGATTTTCAACTGGTGGTGCCACTATAGAGGATGTTCAGTTGATGCGTAAAACAGTCGGGCCAGATATGGGAGTTAAGGCAGCTGGTGGAGCTCGTTCATATGCGGATGCTGTCGCTTTTGTAGAAGCAGGCGCTACCCGTATCGGGACATCTGCTGGCGTTGCGATTTTAAAAGGAGAATTGGCAGATGGCGACTACTGA
- a CDS encoding ABC transporter permease has protein sequence MQNLKFAFSSIMAHKMRSFLTMIGIIIGVSSVVVIMALGDSMSRQVNKNMTKSQKDIHVFFSPIKSKDGSFTQRQSALTVSGKEEDVHVEPPKPLESWVKEAAKLKGVDSYYVTNSTNVTLSYKDKKVERATLTGGNSTYMNAVENEIVAGRSLRPQDYKEFASVILLDEELAKSLFDSPEAAVNQIISVNEFSYRVIGVYSSNEAKTAKAFGIGGLPITTNISLAANFNTDEISNIVFRVNDTSLTQTLGPELARKLTEIAGLQQGEYQVADATAAFQEVQQLFGFMTTIISAIAGISLFVGGTGVMNIMLVSVTERTREIGLRKALGATRANILVQFLIESMILTLLGGVIGLGIAAGMTMLAGVLLQNMIAGIEVGVSLPIALFSLAVSASVGMIFGVLPANKASKLDPIEALRYE, from the coding sequence ATGCAGAATCTGAAATTTGCCTTTTCATCCATCATGGCCCATAAGATGCGTTCCTTCCTGACTATGATTGGGATTATCATCGGAGTTTCGTCCGTCGTCGTCATCATGGCTCTTGGCGACTCTATGTCTCGTCAGGTCAATAAAAACATGACCAAATCGCAGAAGGATATCCATGTATTTTTCTCTCCTATCAAGAGCAAGGATGGCTCCTTTACTCAGCGTCAGTCAGCTTTGACAGTCAGTGGGAAAGAAGAGGATGTTCATGTTGAACCGCCAAAACCACTAGAATCCTGGGTCAAGGAAGCTGCTAAACTCAAAGGAGTAGACAGTTACTATGTCACCAACTCGACCAACGTCACCCTATCTTATAAGGATAAGAAGGTTGAACGAGCGACACTGACAGGCGGAAATAGCACCTACATGAACGCAGTTGAAAATGAAATCGTTGCGGGTAGAAGTCTAAGACCGCAAGACTACAAGGAATTTGCCAGTGTGATTTTGCTGGATGAAGAACTAGCCAAGAGTTTGTTTGATAGTCCAGAAGCTGCGGTTAATCAAATCATCTCTGTTAATGAATTTAGTTACCGTGTGATTGGCGTTTATTCGAGCAATGAAGCCAAAACTGCTAAAGCCTTTGGGATTGGTGGTCTTCCAATTACGACCAATATCTCTCTTGCAGCCAATTTTAATACTGATGAAATCTCGAACATCGTCTTTCGTGTCAATGATACTAGTCTAACGCAGACCTTGGGTCCGGAGTTGGCTCGAAAACTGACTGAGATTGCTGGTCTTCAGCAAGGGGAGTACCAAGTTGCGGATGCAACCGCCGCCTTCCAAGAGGTACAACAACTATTTGGTTTTATGACCACCATTATCAGTGCCATCGCAGGAATCTCTCTCTTTGTCGGGGGAACTGGTGTTATGAATATCATGCTGGTTTCGGTGACAGAACGCACGCGTGAGATTGGTCTGCGGAAGGCTCTCGGAGCTACACGGGCTAATATCTTAGTACAGTTTTTGATTGAATCCATGATTTTGACCTTGCTAGGTGGTGTCATCGGTCTTGGGATTGCTGCTGGAATGACCATGTTAGCCGGAGTGCTGCTTCAAAACATGATTGCAGGTATCGAAGTTGGGGTTTCCCTCCCAATTGCTCTCTTTAGCTTGGCTGTGTCAGCCAGCGTTGGTATGATATTTGGAGTCTTGCCAGCCAATAAAGCCTCTAAGCTCGATCCAATCGAAGCCCTTCGTTATGAATAA
- a CDS encoding ABC transporter ATP-binding protein, whose amino-acid sequence MKKLISLKNICRSYRNGDQELQVLKNINLEVQEGEFVAIMGPSGSGKSTLMNTIGMLDTPTSGEYYLDGQEVAGLGEKQLAKVRNQQIGFVFQQFFLLSKLNALQNVELPLIYAGVSASKRRKLAEEFLEKVELTERSHHLPSELSGGQKQRVAIARALVNNPSIILADEPTGALDTKTGNQIMQLLVELNKEGKTIIMVTHEPEIAAYAKRQIVIRDGVISSDSAQVEKEEN is encoded by the coding sequence ATGAAGAAACTAATTAGTCTCAAAAATATCTGTAGAAGTTATCGAAATGGTGACCAGGAACTGCAGGTCCTAAAAAATATTAACTTAGAAGTTCAAGAAGGTGAGTTTGTCGCCATTATGGGACCGTCTGGTTCTGGTAAGTCTACGTTGATGAATACCATCGGAATGCTGGATACACCAACCAGTGGAGAGTATTATCTTGATGGCCAAGAAGTAGCAGGTCTTGGAGAGAAACAACTGGCCAAGGTCCGCAACCAGCAAATCGGCTTTGTCTTTCAGCAGTTCTTTCTCTTGTCCAAACTCAATGCGCTTCAAAATGTCGAATTGCCCTTGATTTACGCTGGAGTTTCGGCTTCTAAACGTCGGAAATTGGCTGAGGAATTTCTGGAAAAGGTTGAGCTGACGGAGCGCAGTCATCATTTGCCTTCCGAGTTATCAGGTGGTCAAAAGCAACGTGTAGCGATTGCGCGTGCCTTGGTAAACAATCCCTCTATCATCCTAGCAGACGAACCTACAGGAGCCTTGGATACCAAGACGGGAAATCAAATCATGCAGCTGTTGGTGGAGTTAAACAAGGAAGGGAAAACCATTATCATGGTCACGCATGAGCCTGAGATAGCTGCCTATGCCAAACGCCAGATTGTCATTCGTGATGGTGTCATCTCGTCTGACAGTGCTCAGGTAGAGAAGGAGGAAAACTAA
- a CDS encoding class I SAM-dependent methyltransferase, translating into MSKMYYAENPDAAHDIHELRVELLGHKMTFLTDAGVFSKKMVDFGSQLLLKCLEVEKGERVLDVGCGYGPLGISLVKAYGVQATMVDINNRALDLARQNAERNKVEATIFQSNVYEQVEGEFDHVISNPPIRAGKQVVHEIIEKSREFLKDGGDLTIVIQKKQGAPSAKSKMEDVFGNCEIIKKDKGYYILRSVKS; encoded by the coding sequence ATGAGTAAAATGTATTATGCAGAAAATCCAGATGCTGCTCACGACATTCATGAGTTGCGAGTAGAATTGTTGGGACATAAAATGACCTTTTTAACGGACGCAGGTGTCTTTAGTAAAAAGATGGTTGATTTTGGTAGTCAGCTTTTACTGAAGTGTCTCGAGGTTGAAAAAGGCGAGCGGGTGCTAGATGTCGGCTGTGGGTACGGTCCCCTAGGGATTTCTTTGGTCAAGGCTTATGGAGTTCAGGCAACCATGGTCGATATCAATAATCGTGCCTTGGACCTAGCGCGACAAAATGCTGAACGAAATAAGGTTGAAGCGACGATTTTCCAATCCAATGTCTATGAACAAGTTGAAGGGGAATTTGACCATGTTATTTCCAATCCGCCCATCCGAGCGGGCAAACAGGTTGTTCATGAAATTATCGAAAAGAGCAGAGAATTTTTGAAAGACGGAGGAGATTTAACCATTGTCATTCAGAAAAAGCAAGGAGCTCCAAGTGCCAAAAGCAAGATGGAAGACGTTTTTGGAAATTGTGAAATCATAAAGAAGGACAAGGGATATTATATCCTTAGAAGTGTGAAATCATGA
- the rpsT gene encoding 30S ribosomal protein S20, with amino-acid sequence MANIKSAIKRAELNVKHNEKNSAQKSAMRTAIKAFEANPSEELFRAASSAIDKAETKGLIHKNKASRDKARLSAKLAK; translated from the coding sequence TTGGCAAACATTAAATCAGCTATCAAACGCGCTGAATTGAACGTTAAACACAACGAAAAAAACTCAGCTCAAAAATCAGCTATGCGTACTGCTATCAAAGCTTTCGAAGCAAACCCTTCTGAAGAACTTTTCCGTGCTGCTAGCTCAGCTATCGACAAAGCAGAAACTAAAGGTTTGATTCATAAAAACAAAGCAAGCCGCGATAAAGCTCGTCTTTCAGCTAAACTTGCTAAATAA
- the metG gene encoding methionine--tRNA ligase translates to MSEKNFYITTPIYYPSGKLHIGSAYTTIACDVLARYKRLMGYDVFYLTGLDEHGQKIQQKAEEAGITPQAYVDGMAVGVKELWKLLDISYDKFIRTTDDYHEKVVAQVFERLLAQDDIYLGEYSGWYSVSDEEFFTESQLAEVFRDEAGNVTGGIAPSGHEVEWVSEESYFLRLSKYQDRLVEFFKSHPDFITPDGRLNEMLRNFIEPGLEDLAVSRTTFTWGVPVPSNPKHVVYVWIDALLNYATALGYGQDDHANYDKFWNGTVFHMVGKDILRFHSIYWPILLMMLDMKLPERLIAHGWFVMKDGKMSKSKGNVVYPEMLVERYGLDPLRYYLMRSLPVGSDGTFTPEDYVGRINYELANDLGNLLNRTVSMINKYFDGQIPAYVEGVTEFDNALAQVAEQSIADYHTHMEAVDYPRALEAVWTLISRTNKYIDETAPWVLAKDEALRDQLASVMSHLAASLRVVAHMIEPFMMETSRAVLTQLGLAEVSSLENLSLADFPAGVTVVAKGTPIFPRLDMEEEIAYIKEQMEGNKPAVEKEWNPDEVELKLNKDEIKFEDFDKVEIRVAEVKEVSKVEGSDKLLQFRLDAGDGEDRQILSGIAKYYPNEQELVGKKVQIVANLKPRKMMKKYVSQGMILSAEHEGKLTLLTVDPAVPNGSVIG, encoded by the coding sequence ATGTCTGAAAAGAATTTTTATATTACAACGCCGATTTACTATCCATCTGGTAAACTTCATATCGGTTCTGCCTACACAACTATTGCTTGTGATGTTTTAGCACGTTACAAACGCCTTATGGGCTACGATGTCTTTTATCTTACAGGTTTAGATGAGCATGGTCAGAAAATCCAGCAGAAAGCAGAAGAAGCTGGCATCACACCACAAGCCTATGTTGACGGCATGGCGGTTGGCGTCAAAGAACTCTGGAAATTACTCGATATCTCATACGATAAATTCATTCGTACAACGGATGATTACCATGAAAAAGTTGTAGCACAAGTCTTTGAACGCTTGCTTGCCCAAGATGATATCTACTTGGGCGAATATTCTGGTTGGTATTCAGTCTCAGATGAGGAATTCTTTACAGAAAGCCAGCTTGCAGAAGTTTTCCGTGATGAAGCTGGAAATGTGACGGGCGGTATCGCTCCATCAGGACATGAAGTGGAGTGGGTTTCAGAAGAGTCTTACTTCCTTCGCCTCAGTAAATACCAAGACCGCTTGGTAGAATTTTTCAAATCGCACCCTGACTTCATCACTCCAGATGGTCGTCTCAATGAAATGTTGCGTAACTTCATTGAGCCAGGTTTGGAAGATTTAGCGGTTTCTCGTACAACCTTTACCTGGGGTGTTCCAGTTCCATCCAATCCAAAACACGTTGTCTATGTTTGGATTGATGCCCTTCTTAACTATGCGACTGCTCTTGGTTACGGTCAAGACGATCATGCTAACTACGACAAGTTCTGGAATGGAACGGTCTTCCACATGGTCGGAAAAGACATTCTTCGTTTCCACTCCATCTACTGGCCAATCCTTCTCATGATGTTGGATATGAAGTTGCCTGAACGTTTGATTGCCCACGGATGGTTCGTCATGAAAGACGGCAAGATGTCTAAGTCTAAAGGGAATGTCGTTTACCCTGAAATGCTAGTAGAACGTTATGGACTGGATCCACTTCGTTACTACCTCATGCGTAGCCTTCCAGTCGGTTCAGATGGAACCTTCACTCCAGAAGACTACGTCGGCCGTATCAACTATGAATTGGCCAATGACCTTGGGAATCTCCTCAACCGAACAGTTTCCATGATTAACAAGTACTTTGATGGACAAATTCCTGCCTATGTAGAGGGTGTGACTGAATTTGATAATGCTCTTGCTCAAGTAGCAGAGCAATCTATCGCTGACTACCATACACACATGGAAGCAGTTGACTACCCGCGTGCCCTAGAAGCAGTATGGACTCTTATCTCTCGTACTAACAAATACATCGATGAGACAGCTCCATGGGTCTTGGCTAAGGATGAAGCTCTTCGTGACCAATTGGCAAGTGTCATGAGCCACTTGGCAGCTAGCCTTCGTGTCGTAGCTCACATGATTGAGCCATTTATGATGGAAACCAGTCGTGCAGTCTTGACTCAACTTGGTCTCGCAGAAGTTTCTAGCCTAGAAAACTTGAGCTTGGCAGATTTCCCTGCAGGTGTGACTGTTGTTGCCAAAGGAACACCAATCTTCCCGCGTCTGGATATGGAAGAAGAAATCGCCTATATCAAGGAACAAATGGAAGGCAACAAACCAGCAGTCGAAAAAGAATGGAATCCAGATGAAGTTGAACTCAAACTCAACAAGGATGAAATCAAGTTTGAAGACTTTGATAAGGTCGAGATCCGTGTCGCAGAAGTCAAAGAAGTTTCTAAAGTGGAAGGTTCTGATAAGTTGCTTCAATTCCGCTTGGATGCTGGTGATGGTGAAGACCGTCAAATCCTCTCAGGAATTGCAAAATACTATCCAAACGAGCAAGAATTGGTCGGCAAGAAAGTCCAAATCGTTGCCAACCTTAAACCACGCAAGATGATGAAAAAATATGTCAGCCAAGGAATGATCCTCTCAGCTGAACATGAAGGCAAGTTAACCCTTCTCACAGTTGATCCAGCTGTACCAAACGGAAGTGTGATTGGGTAA
- a CDS encoding cytidine deaminase has protein sequence MATTELIELAIETSKQAYVPYSHFPIGAVLVAKDGSIYTGVNIENASYPLTNCGERTAIFKAVSEGQREFSELIVYGQTEKPISPCGACRQVMVEFFEKDLKVTLVAKDKSTVEMTVGELLPYSFTDLN, from the coding sequence ATGGCGACTACTGAGTTGATTGAACTAGCAATTGAAACCAGCAAACAAGCCTATGTACCTTATTCTCACTTTCCCATCGGAGCTGTTTTAGTAGCCAAGGATGGTAGTATTTATACGGGTGTAAACATCGAGAATGCTAGCTATCCCTTGACTAATTGTGGAGAACGTACAGCTATCTTCAAGGCAGTTTCTGAGGGGCAAAGGGAGTTTTCAGAATTGATTGTCTACGGACAAACTGAAAAACCCATCTCGCCATGTGGTGCTTGTCGCCAGGTCATGGTTGAATTTTTTGAAAAAGATCTAAAAGTGACACTTGTCGCAAAAGATAAATCGACGGTCGAGATGACGGTCGGGGAGTTACTTCCATACTCTTTTACAGACTTAAACTAG
- the coaA gene encoding type I pantothenate kinase, with protein MTNEFLHFEKISRETWQSLHRKTTPPLTEEELESIKSFNDQISLQDVTDIYLPLAHLIQIYKRTKEDLAFSKGIFLQRESKSQPFIIGVSGSVAVGKSTTSRLMQILLSRTVTDATVELVTTDGFLYPNQTLMDQDILNRKGFPESYDMEALLDFLDRLKNGQDVDIPVYSHEVYDIVPGEKQRVKAADFVIVEGINVFQNPQNERLYITDFFDFSIYVDAAVEDIESWYLDRFLKLLSFAQNDPNSYYHRFTQMPIGEVEAFAHQVWTSINLTNLQNYIEPTRNRAEVILHKTKNHEIDEIYLKK; from the coding sequence ATGACCAACGAATTTTTACATTTTGAAAAAATCAGCCGTGAAACCTGGCAGTCCTTGCATCGCAAGACAACCCCTCCCTTGACAGAGGAAGAGTTAGAATCCATCAAGAGTTTCAATGACCAGATTAGTCTGCAAGATGTGACAGATATTTATTTACCTTTAGCTCATCTCATCCAAATTTACAAACGCACCAAAGAGGATTTAGCCTTTTCTAAGGGGATTTTTCTCCAAAGAGAGAGTAAATCTCAACCCTTCATTATTGGAGTTTCAGGAAGTGTAGCTGTAGGAAAATCAACAACTAGCCGACTTATGCAAATCCTTCTCTCTCGTACAGTTACTGATGCTACTGTAGAATTGGTGACAACTGACGGCTTTCTCTATCCCAATCAAACCTTGATGGACCAAGATATCTTAAATCGCAAAGGTTTTCCTGAAAGTTATGATATGGAAGCTTTACTGGATTTTCTTGATCGCCTAAAGAATGGACAAGATGTCGATATTCCTGTCTATTCTCATGAAGTGTATGACATCGTTCCTGGAGAGAAACAACGTGTCAAAGCTGCTGACTTTGTTATTGTCGAAGGCATCAATGTCTTTCAAAACCCTCAAAATGAGCGCCTTTACATCACTGATTTCTTTGATTTCTCCATCTATGTGGATGCTGCTGTCGAGGACATTGAAAGTTGGTATCTGGATCGTTTCTTGAAACTACTCAGCTTTGCCCAAAATGACCCCAACAGCTACTACCACCGTTTTACACAAATGCCAATTGGAGAAGTTGAAGCCTTTGCACACCAGGTTTGGACCAGCATTAATCTCACAAATCTACAAAACTATATCGAACCAACAAGGAATCGCGCCGAGGTCATTCTCCACAAGACTAAAAACCATGAAATCGATGAAATTTACCTAAAAAAATAA
- a CDS encoding DNA topology modulation protein, with protein MKIAIIGYSGAGKSTLAEKLSNYYSIPKLHMDTLQFQPGWQDSDREWMLGEMKNFLTKHEAWVIDGNYSWCCYEERMLEADQIIFLNFSPWTCLFRAFKRYLTYRGKVRESMAAGCPERFNWEFIRWILWDGRTKNAKERYQRVQETYPEKVIVLRYQKEMDHFLENLAHNKKNQRV; from the coding sequence ATGAAAATCGCAATTATAGGATATTCCGGAGCAGGCAAGTCAACCCTAGCTGAAAAATTATCAAACTACTACTCCATCCCCAAACTGCATATGGATACACTCCAATTTCAACCTGGTTGGCAAGACAGTGACCGCGAATGGATGTTGGGCGAGATGAAAAACTTTCTCACAAAGCACGAAGCTTGGGTCATAGACGGCAACTACTCTTGGTGTTGCTATGAAGAAAGAATGCTGGAAGCCGACCAAATCATCTTTCTCAATTTTTCACCATGGACTTGTCTCTTTCGAGCCTTTAAACGGTATCTCACATACCGAGGCAAGGTCCGAGAAAGTATGGCAGCAGGCTGTCCTGAACGCTTTAACTGGGAATTTATCCGATGGATTCTCTGGGATGGGCGGACAAAGAATGCTAAAGAACGCTATCAACGGGTTCAAGAAACCTACCCTGAGAAAGTAATTGTCCTCCGGTATCAAAAGGAGATGGACCACTTCTTAGAAAATCTCGCACATAACAAGAAAAACCAACGTGTCTAA